A window of Hymenobacter aerilatus contains these coding sequences:
- a CDS encoding TIGR01777 family oxidoreductase: MSRKVLISGGTGLIGTRLAEMLIDAGYEVALLSREAHVERFRRFHWDPRHDDIDEHAIPYADYVINLAGASVSDGKWTEERKKEIIDSRTQGTNLLARTLARGNHHVQTFLSASAIGLYGDQGSDVVDENTLPDPDDFLADVARQWELAAQRVQALGIRTVIVRIGIVLSADGGALPVIAKPTKLGAGAPLGSGKQYMSWIHIDDLCRLFIQAMEEKEWRGVYNGVAPHPVTNREFTETLAEVLHRPLVLPKVPAFGLKLLMGEMSEIVLASQRVSADKVLQHGYRFEYPHLQEALEEIYEPEE, encoded by the coding sequence ATGTCGCGAAAAGTACTCATCTCGGGCGGCACTGGCCTGATTGGCACCCGACTGGCCGAAATGCTGATTGATGCCGGCTATGAAGTGGCCCTGCTCAGCCGCGAGGCGCATGTCGAGCGATTCCGCCGCTTCCATTGGGACCCACGCCACGACGATATTGACGAGCACGCTATTCCCTACGCCGACTACGTAATTAATCTGGCCGGCGCCAGCGTGTCGGATGGCAAGTGGACGGAGGAGCGCAAGAAAGAGATTATTGATAGCCGTACGCAGGGCACTAACCTGCTGGCCCGTACGTTGGCCCGCGGCAACCACCACGTGCAAACGTTTCTCTCGGCTTCGGCTATTGGTCTCTACGGCGACCAGGGTAGCGACGTGGTAGACGAAAACACCCTCCCCGACCCTGACGACTTTCTGGCTGATGTGGCCCGGCAGTGGGAGTTAGCTGCCCAGCGCGTACAGGCATTAGGAATCCGTACGGTTATTGTTCGCATTGGCATCGTGCTGAGTGCCGATGGGGGCGCCCTACCCGTCATTGCCAAGCCCACCAAGTTGGGCGCGGGCGCGCCGCTGGGCTCAGGCAAGCAGTACATGTCTTGGATTCACATCGACGATTTGTGCCGATTGTTCATTCAGGCGATGGAAGAAAAGGAGTGGCGCGGCGTGTACAATGGCGTAGCTCCCCACCCAGTCACCAACCGCGAGTTTACAGAAACGCTGGCGGAGGTGCTGCATCGGCCCTTAGTACTCCCCAAAGTACCTGCTTTCGGCTTGAAGCTGCTGATGGGCGAGATGAGCGAGATTGTACTAGCCTCCCAGCGCGTGAGTGCCGATAAGGTGCTACAACACGGCTACCGGTTTGAGTACCCGCACTTGCAGGAGGCCCTGGAGGAGATTTACGAGCCGGAAGAGTAG
- a CDS encoding penicillin-binding protein 1A — protein MSAPDLPNQENSTPVPPRRRWPNRLSRFMWALFIIGVGVFLLYPILVSTNFLFLFGKSPSLEELEDPKVEQASELYSSDGVLMGTYFRENRSPVAYNKISPLLIKALIATEDVRFYDHSGIDATALARAVAGVLSGDTRSGGGSTITQQLAKNLYKTRRGETRGGLGHIPGVSTIISKTKEWLTAVELEKRYTKEEILRMYLNTMEYGSNAFGIKVAAKTFFSTSPDSLSPQEAAMLVGLLNNPTAFNPRFHPEAALKRRNLVLMRMGQAGFLRPTAADSLQQLPIALQYHVERHIDGPPTYFRGAISQALTTWCEQNGYDLYRDGLRVYTTIDSRMQEHAEYAVEKHMKNLQRRFDTFWRNRNQNPWVNEKGKEIPNFIETQMKRTQQYKMLAAQFKGQPARLDSALRAKRPMKVFTWKGDKDTTLLLSPLDSLAYYKHFLQAGMMTMDPFTGQIKAWVGGLDYRFFQYDHVKQGKRQAGSTFKPFVYLTAIDNGYTPCDRIRDERITIKYVEDGKPMEWQPDNVTRSYTGTNMTLRHAMARSVNSVTAQLTELVGWDKVAEYAHKVGIRSKLLGVPSIGLGSGGDVSVYEMVNAYSTFVNQGFRSEPRLITRIEDRNGNVIAQFDPRQKRVISAETAWLMTYMLRGGMEEPGGTSQALWDYELWKNNNQIGGKTGTTSNYSDGWYMGVTRDLVTGVWVGGEDRSIHFLHSEQGEGGRMALPIFGLYMEKIYQDKELDYKMGPFPKPTVKINKKYQCVTEAPRRRREAVDSLQIDNLLDQINSGRSSVPDSL, from the coding sequence ATGTCCGCTCCCGACCTTCCGAATCAAGAGAATTCCACTCCCGTTCCGCCTCGCCGTCGTTGGCCCAACCGCTTGTCGCGCTTTATGTGGGCGCTGTTCATCATTGGGGTAGGGGTGTTTCTGCTCTATCCTATTTTGGTAAGCACCAACTTCCTATTCTTGTTCGGGAAGTCGCCGAGCCTGGAGGAACTGGAAGATCCTAAGGTGGAGCAGGCCTCGGAACTGTACTCATCGGATGGTGTGCTGATGGGCACGTACTTCCGCGAAAACCGTTCGCCGGTAGCCTACAATAAGATTTCCCCCCTGCTCATCAAGGCGCTGATTGCCACCGAAGACGTGCGTTTTTACGACCACTCCGGCATTGATGCCACTGCCCTGGCCCGCGCTGTGGCAGGCGTGCTCAGCGGCGACACGCGCAGCGGCGGTGGCTCTACCATCACCCAGCAGCTAGCCAAAAACCTTTACAAAACCCGCCGTGGCGAAACCCGCGGGGGACTGGGCCACATTCCCGGCGTGAGCACCATCATCAGCAAAACCAAGGAGTGGCTGACGGCCGTGGAGCTGGAAAAGCGCTATACCAAGGAAGAAATTCTGCGCATGTACCTCAATACCATGGAGTACGGCTCCAATGCGTTCGGTATTAAGGTGGCCGCTAAGACCTTCTTTAGTACTTCGCCCGATAGCCTTTCTCCTCAGGAAGCGGCCATGTTGGTAGGGTTGCTCAATAACCCTACTGCCTTCAACCCACGCTTTCACCCCGAAGCAGCTCTGAAGCGACGCAACCTAGTACTCATGCGTATGGGCCAGGCGGGCTTTCTGAGACCCACCGCAGCCGACTCGCTTCAACAACTACCCATTGCGCTACAATACCACGTAGAGCGCCACATTGATGGGCCGCCTACCTACTTCCGGGGGGCCATCAGTCAGGCGCTAACTACCTGGTGTGAGCAAAACGGCTACGACCTCTACCGCGACGGTCTGCGCGTATATACCACTATCGACTCGCGTATGCAGGAGCACGCCGAGTATGCGGTGGAAAAGCACATGAAGAACCTGCAACGCCGGTTCGATACCTTCTGGCGCAACCGCAACCAGAACCCCTGGGTGAACGAAAAGGGCAAAGAAATCCCGAACTTCATTGAAACCCAGATGAAGCGTACCCAGCAGTACAAGATGCTGGCGGCGCAGTTCAAGGGGCAGCCCGCCCGCCTAGACTCGGCCCTACGCGCCAAGCGTCCCATGAAGGTGTTTACTTGGAAGGGCGACAAGGATACTACGCTGCTGCTTTCCCCGCTAGACTCGTTGGCTTACTACAAGCATTTCTTGCAGGCGGGCATGATGACGATGGACCCTTTCACGGGCCAGATCAAAGCCTGGGTAGGCGGCCTCGATTACCGCTTCTTTCAGTACGACCACGTGAAACAGGGCAAGCGCCAGGCGGGCTCCACGTTTAAGCCCTTTGTCTACCTCACGGCTATTGACAACGGCTACACCCCCTGCGACCGAATCCGGGATGAGCGCATCACGATTAAATACGTGGAAGACGGCAAGCCCATGGAGTGGCAGCCCGACAACGTAACGCGGTCTTACACCGGTACCAATATGACGCTGCGCCACGCCATGGCGCGCTCCGTAAATTCTGTGACGGCTCAGCTTACGGAGCTGGTAGGCTGGGACAAAGTGGCTGAGTACGCCCACAAGGTAGGTATCCGCAGCAAGCTGCTAGGGGTGCCCAGCATCGGCCTGGGTTCGGGCGGCGACGTGAGCGTGTACGAGATGGTGAATGCCTACAGCACGTTCGTCAACCAGGGCTTCCGCTCCGAGCCGCGCCTGATTACGCGCATCGAAGACCGCAACGGCAACGTCATTGCGCAGTTTGACCCACGCCAGAAACGGGTTATCTCGGCCGAAACGGCTTGGCTGATGACCTACATGCTGCGCGGCGGCATGGAGGAGCCTGGTGGTACCTCGCAAGCTCTCTGGGATTATGAACTCTGGAAAAACAACAACCAGATTGGCGGCAAAACCGGCACCACCTCCAACTACTCCGATGGCTGGTATATGGGCGTCACCCGCGACCTGGTAACCGGCGTGTGGGTAGGCGGTGAGGACCGTAGCATCCACTTCCTGCACTCCGAGCAGGGAGAAGGCGGCCGCATGGCCCTACCCATCTTCGGCCTCTACATGGAGAAGATCTACCAGGACAAGGAACTGGACTATAAAATGGGGCCGTTTCCGAAGCCCACAGTTAAGATCAACAAGAAGTACCAGTGCGTGACCGAAGCGCCCCGCCGCCGCCGCGAAGCCGTCGACTCACTGCAGATTGACAATCTGTTGGATCAGATTAACTCCGGCCGTAGCAGCGTACCGGATAGCTTGTAG
- the folE gene encoding GTP cyclohydrolase I FolE — protein sequence MDNFDPTEPVSSHSAGPDTHLAPELRTPLRDDAFALTDDTKIDAIAGHFREIMHLLGLDLTDDSLKGTPHRVAKMYVQEWFRGLNPEHRPEIRLFENRYSYQQILVERDITVFSCCEHHFVPIIGKAHVAYLPGEHVVGLSKLNRVVQYYARRPQVQERLTRQIAEELKNALHTENVAVLIEADHLCVMSRGVNDTSSGTLTAEYGGAFDQDAQLRQEFLRLIGK from the coding sequence ATGGACAACTTTGACCCGACGGAACCGGTTTCGTCCCACTCCGCCGGCCCCGATACGCACCTGGCCCCCGAGCTACGCACGCCCCTGCGCGACGATGCCTTTGCCCTGACCGACGACACCAAGATTGATGCTATAGCCGGTCATTTCCGCGAGATTATGCACCTGCTGGGCCTCGACCTGACCGACGACAGCCTGAAAGGCACGCCCCATCGGGTAGCCAAAATGTATGTGCAGGAGTGGTTCCGCGGGCTCAATCCCGAGCACCGGCCGGAGATACGTTTGTTTGAGAACCGCTATAGCTATCAGCAAATTCTGGTAGAGCGCGACATCACCGTTTTCTCGTGCTGCGAGCATCATTTTGTGCCTATCATCGGCAAAGCCCATGTCGCCTACCTGCCCGGCGAGCATGTGGTAGGACTTTCTAAGCTCAACCGGGTTGTGCAATATTATGCCCGCCGCCCGCAGGTACAGGAGCGTCTTACACGCCAGATTGCCGAGGAATTGAAAAACGCGCTGCACACCGAAAACGTGGCAGTGCTTATTGAAGCCGACCACCTATGCGTGATGAGCCGGGGCGTGAACGATACCAGCAGTGGCACGCTTACGGCCGAGTACGGCGGTGCGTTCGACCAGGATGCTCAGTTGCGGCAGGAGTTCCTGCGCCTGATTGGCAAGTAA